Proteins encoded together in one Zonotrichia leucophrys gambelii isolate GWCS_2022_RI chromosome 1, RI_Zleu_2.0, whole genome shotgun sequence window:
- the FRMPD4 gene encoding FERM and PDZ domain-containing protein 4 isoform X3 produces MEEITSSGGPSEGKLIPGDQIIMINDEPVSTAPRERVIDLVRSCKESILLTVVQPYPSPKSAFISAAKKARLKSNPVKVRFSEEVIINGQVSETVKDNSLLFMPNVLKVYLENGQTKSFRFDCSTSIKDVILTLQEKLSIKCIEHFSLMLEQRVEGSGTKLLLLHEQETLTQVTQRPSSHKMRCLFRISFVPKDPIDLLRRDPVAFEYLYVQSCNDVVQERFGPELKYDIALRLAALQMYIATVTTKQTQKISLKYIEKEWGLETFLPSAVLQSMKEKNIKKALSHLVKANQNLVPPGKKLSALQAKVHYLKFLSDLRLYGGRVFKATLVQGEKRSEVTLLVGPRYGISHVINTKTNLVALLADFSHVNRIEMFTEDESSVRVELHVLDVKPITLLMESSDAMNLACLTAGYYRLLVDSRRSIFNMANKKNAGGRETGPENRGKHNILASEWNCIPKATTFLAEGDQEAQMSFADPKQKTIDISESLLCPKEHRHLYIENTYNSGGFDQHLAKQSDPAETEETRNFNQPSLLSLSGLEPSKKAQDSPRGAKVSFIFGDPNLDGLSPQTLGYERLLDESPEVLEKQRAIYLSNANDIKGLELSPDAESIQFATNSVYATISDGKIFGAAEGIEEPLLHDICYAENTDDAEDEDEVSCEEDIMVGEINRPALLSLSGSSDDIIDLTSLPPPEGDDNEDDFLLHTLNMAIAAPPPGFRDSSDEEDSQNQATQPRDNKEQDSNLGNDDIPVSLIDAVPTNTEGKCEKGLDDAVVSTLQALEALAASEEQQTNDNSGVAILRAYSPESSSDSGNETNSSEMTESSELAAAQKQSENTARMFLTTSEGYQPLVEEQTEFPIAKNQAGGPGMKPSQPLAGGQAAELQSKVVPSKQILHSDNMEMEPETMETKSVTDYFSKLHMGSLVYSCTSKRKNKMTDSEVKASSDGNATVKKQQGNKKAESDEDLKAKFGTLSARDSQRLSTFNVERTAFRQRWYAADDGAADKPSPETVNGKTFPRVPVLGKTETDCKDEVDPEVDQDDTSGLSQGENFLSDMTPVSSAKDLNDAEDTDLSADDHPSKLPEAEQGVARLCEYHLAKRMSSLQSEGHFSLQSSQCSSVDAGCSTGSSTCATPVESPLCTSDGKHIISDPSMKGIAYVPADERAAILPNHGMTYKDLHQQPEAVCHRMTVPVGHSAINAEPLFGTLREGCHRIPKIKETTAFTEPEKGRQGGMPTAFPRQPLADSIMLSSMLSESKVPSQNEDSCDIPKVNQACGATVSLWPYDMIGGSLRMPQNKKMLRRSSSSSSIGRSAGTEMLFEKKAATASLKCLDTTQKDESKSERRVEFSLGKKLSKSYSQSCVYVSTDKKDSKKCSGTGTSQKDSKQCRTLPLRKLTSSAWRCRGPFSYCFLSRGNDDNEEEDDRDSHQLSHLFEPQTPCELTEPVAQSSGDNEQKVLVSPKAAEPPRDAVNEHEKSSADSQGGQIDVNLNDVAFDARITRINVMKEKTYAMPDGFIAAQKDANELLSLVRASMGKREDLHPETYDLKLSKYKQLLSLESRQLGSACRKMAMADKSPEEMLLAMTSSFQVLCCLTEACMRLVKVMNSETQQQEIIAKIDEVVINYICLLRAAEAVSGKTSGDPSIKLLARHPNTMAAIVSTLTRSLKMLLNK; encoded by the exons TCTCCTAAATCAGCTTTTATTAGTGCTGCAAAAAAGGCAAGATTGAAGTCCAATCCTGTCAAAGTGCGCTTCTCTGAGGAAGTAATTATCAACGGGCAGGTGTCG GAAACAGTTAAGGACAACTCGCTTCTTTTCATGCCAAATGTTCTGAAGGTGTATCTTGAAAATGGACAAACCAAATCTTTCCGTTTCGACTGCAGCACTTCAATAAAG GATGTCATCTTAACACTCCAAGAAAAGCTTTCCATCAAGTGTATTGAACACTTCTCCCTAATGCTGGAGCAGAGAGTGGAAGGATCTGGAACGAAGCTCCTTTTGCTACATGAACAAGAGACTCTAACTCAG GTGACCCAAAGGCCAAGCTCGCATAAGATGAGATGTCTTTTCAGGATTAGCTTTGTTCCAAAGGATCCCATTGATCTTTTAAGAAGAGATCCAGTTGCTTTTGAATATCTCTATGTACAG AGCTGTAATGATGTGGTCCAGGAAAGATTTGGACCAGAACTGAAATATGACATTGCCCTGCGGCTGGCTGCATTACAAATGTATATTGCAACTGTGACCACCAAGCAAACTCAGAAAATCTCCCTCAAGTACATAGA AAAAGAATGGGGATTAGAGACTTTTCTTCCATCTGCTGTGCTGCAaagcatgaaagaaaagaacataaaGAAAGCACTTTCCCACCTTGTCAAAGCAAATCAAAACCTAGTTCCTCCAGGCAAAAAG ctctctgctctgcaagCCAAGGTGCATTATCTAAAGTTCCTCAGTGATCTACGATTATATGGAGGGCGTGTCTTCAAGGCAACTCTAGTG CAGGGAGAAAAGCGTTCAGAAGTGACTCTGTTAGTAGGGCCACGGTATGGAATCAGCCATGTGATAAACACCAAAACAAATCTTGTGGCTCTCCTGGCAGACTTCAGCCACGTGAACAGAATTGAGATGTTTACAGAAGATGAAAGCAGTGTTAGAGTTGAGCTGCATGTCTTAGATGTAAAA CCTATTACTCTTCTGATGGAGTCATCAGATGCAATGAATCTTGCTTGCCTAACAGCTGGATACTACAGACTGCTGGTTGACTCAAGGCGTTCAATATTTAATATGGCCAACAAGAAAAATGCAGGGGGCCGAGAAACAG GACCTGAAAATAGAGGGAAGCATAATATCCTTGCTTCTGAGTGGAATTGTATACCAAAAGCTACCACTTTCCTGGCCGAAGGAGATCAGGAGGCTCAAATGTCCTTTGCTGATCCAAAGCAGAAGACTATAGACATTTCTGAAAGTCTGTTATGTCCAAAAGAGCACAGACATCTGTACATAGAAAATACTTATAATTCAGGTGGATTTGATCAGCATCTGGCCAAGCAAAGTGACCCTGCTGAAACAGAAGAAACCAGAAATTTTAACCAGCCTTCACTGCTGTCACTCTCAGGTTTGGAACCTAGCAAGAAAGCACAGGATTCTCCCCGGGGAGCAAAAGTTTCCTTTATATTTGGAGATCCCAACTTGGATGGTCTCAGTCCCCAGACTCTTGGCTATGAAAGGCTTTTGGATGAAAGTCCAGAAGtattagaaaaacaaagagcCATTTATCTTAGTAATGCCAATGATATTAAAGGCCTGGAGTTGTCACCAGATGCTGAAAGCATTCAGTTTGCTACAAACTCTGTTTACGCAACTATAAGTGATGGTAAAATATttggagctgcagaagggatAGAAGAGCCTTTGCTGCATGATATCTGTTATGCAGAAAACACAGATGATgctgaagatgaagatgaagtaAGCTGTGAAGAAGATATTATGGTAGGAGAAATCAATAGGCCTGCTCTTCTCAGCCTTTCTGGTTCTAGCGATGACATTATTGATTTAACTTCACTTCCACCTCCGGAAGGTGATGACAATGAAGATGATTTCCTTTTGCATACCTTAAACATGGCCATTGCTGCTCCTCCACCTGGTTTCAGGGACAGTTCTGATGAGGAAGACTCTCAGAATCAAGCGACACAGCCTAGAGACAACAAGGAGCAAGACAGTAATCTAGGCAATGATGACATTCCAGTGTCGCTTATCGATGCTGTCCCTACTAATACAGAGGGGAAGTGTGAGAAGGGGCTAGATGATGCTGTAGTCTCTACTCTTCAAGCACTAGAAGCTTTGGCTGCTTCAGAGGAACAGCAGACGAATGACAATTCAG GTGTAGCTATCCTGCGAGCATATAGCCCTGAGTCATCTTCAGATTCTGGCAATGAAACAAATTCCTCTGAAATGACTGAAAGCTCTGAACTAGCCGCAGCACAGAAACAGTCGGAAAACACTGCACGTATGTTTTTGACCACAAGTGAAGGCTACCAACCGCTTGTGGAAGAGCAGACTGAATTTCCCATTGCTAAGAATCAGGCTGGAGGGCCAGGTATGAAGCCCTCACAGCCTTTGGCTGGTGGTCAGGCTGCAGAGCTACAGTCAAAAGTTGTGCCTTCAAAGCAGATTCTTCATTCCGATAACATGGAAATGGAGCCAGAGACCATGGAAACAAAATCTGTCACTGATTATTTTAGCAAATTGCACATGGGATCCTTGGTATATTCTTGCActagtaaaaggaaaaataagatgaCAGACAGCGAAGTAAAAGCATCCTCTGATGGCAATGCTACTGTGAAAAAGcaacagggaaataaaaaagcagagtCTGATGAAGATCTAAAAGCTAAATTTGGAACTCTTTCAGCAAGAGACAGCCAGCGCTTAAGCACTTTCAATGTGGAGAGAACTGCCTTTCGCCAAAGATGGTACGCTGCCGATGATGGGGCAGCAGATAAGCCAAGCCCAGAAACAGTTAATGGGAAGACTTTTCCAAGAGTTCCTGTCCTTGGTAAAACAGAAACTGACTGTAAGGATGAAGTGGATCCTGAGGTGGATCAGGATGACACCTCAGGGCTTAGCCAAGGTGAAAACTTCCTGTCAGATATGACTCCCGTGTCTTCAGCCAAAGACCTAAATGATGCAGAAGATACTGATCTATCTGCAGATGACCATCCTTCAAAGCTTCCAGAAGCTGAGCAGGGTGTGGCTAGACTTTGTGAGTATCACCTGGCTAAGCGCATGTCATCTCTGCAAAGTGAAGGCCACTTCTcgctgcagagctctcagtgctCTTCAGTGGATGCAGGATGCAGCACAGGCAGTAGCACGTGTGCTACCCCCGTTGAATCCCCTCTTTGTACCTCTGATGGTAAACACATCATCTCTGATCCATCCATGAAGGGCATTGCCTATGTTCCAGCAGATGAAAGAGCTGCCATTCTTCCAAACCACGGAATGACATACAAGGACCTGCACCAGCAGCCTGAAGCCGTGTGTCACAGAATGACGGTGCCTGTTGGGCATTCAGCAATCAATGCTGAACCACTTTTCGGCACTTTGAGGGAAGGATGTCATCGGATCCCCAAGATAAAAGAAACTACAG CTTTCACAGAGCCTGAAAAGGGAAGACAAGGAGGCATGCCTACAGCTTTTCCTAGACAGCCTCTAGCTGACTCCATCATGCTATCATCCATGCTATCAGAATCAAAGGTGCCAAGTCAAAATGAAGACTCTTGTGACATTCCCAAAGTAAATCAGGCTTGTGGGGCAACAGTTAGTTTATGGCCATATGACATGATAGGAGGAAGCCTCAGGATGCCGCAGAACAAGAAAATGCTGAgacgcagcagcagcagcagcagcattggaAGATCTGCAGGCACTGAGATGCTGTTTGAGAAGAAGGCAGCCACGGCCAGCTTGAAATGCCTGGACACCACCCAAAAGGATGAATCCAAATCGGAGAGAAGGGTGGAATTTTCCCTGGGCAAAAAGCTGTCCAAAAGTTACTCTCAGAGTTGTGTGTACGTCAGCACTGATAAGAAGGACAGTAAGAAGTGTTCGGGCACTGGCACCAGTCAGAAGGACTCCAAGCAGTGTCGAACACTGCCCTTGCGAAAGCTGACCAGCAGCGCCTGGAGGTGTCGGGGCCCCTTCAGCTATTGCTTCCTCAGCAGAGGAAATGATGACAATGAGGAGGAAGATGACCGAGACAGCCATCAGCTCTCACATCTCTTCGAACCACAGACCCCGTGTGAGCTCACAGAACCAGTTGCTCAGTCATCTGGAGACAATGAGCAGAAAGTGTTGGTGTCCCCAAAAGCTGCTGAGCCCCCACGTGATGCAGTCAATGAGCATGAGAAGAGCAGTGCTGACAGCCAAGGTGGCCAAATTGATGTGAATCTCAACGATGTAGCCTTCGATGCACGAATCACACGAATAAACGTGATGAAAGAGAAGACATATGCAATGCCTGATGGATTTATTGCAGCACAAAAGGATGCCAATGAGCTACTCTCACTGGTCCGAGCAAGTATGGGCAAGAGAGAAGATTTACATCCAGAAACATATGACCTTAAACTTTCTAAGTACAAACAACTGTTATCTTTGGAATCGAGACAGTTGGGAAGTGCCTGCAGGAAAATGGCCATGGCTGATAAAAGCCCTGAGGAAATGCTTTTAGCTATGACTTCCAGCTTTCAAGTACTCTGTTGCTTAACAGAAGCCTGCATGCGTTTAGTTAAAGTCATGAACtctgaaacacagcagcaggaaattaTAGCTAAGATAGATGAGGTTGTAATAAACTACATTTGTCTTCTGAGGGCTGCAGAAGCAGTGTCAGGCAAGACCTCTGGTGATCCTAGCATTAAACTCTTGGCTCGACATCCGAATACCATGGCCGCTATTGTAAGCACACTAACACGTTctcttaaaatgcttttaaacaaataa
- the FRMPD4 gene encoding FERM and PDZ domain-containing protein 4 isoform X2 — protein MDVFSFVKIGKLSGHRNKSSGWPHPSGTWSLNQGTPYGWEMTANRDGRDYFISHMTQSATFEDPRIESCQITPPAPRKVEMRRDPVLGFGFVAGSEKPVVVRSVTPGGPSEGKLIPGDQIIMINDEPVSTAPRERVIDLVRSCKESILLTVVQPYPSPKSAFISAAKKARLKSNPVKVRFSEEVIINGQVSETVKDNSLLFMPNVLKVYLENGQTKSFRFDCSTSIKDVILTLQEKLSIKCIEHFSLMLEQRVEGSGTKLLLLHEQETLTQVTQRPSSHKMRCLFRISFVPKDPIDLLRRDPVAFEYLYVQSCNDVVQERFGPELKYDIALRLAALQMYIATVTTKQTQKISLKYIEKEWGLETFLPSAVLQSMKEKNIKKALSHLVKANQNLVPPGKKLSALQAKVHYLKFLSDLRLYGGRVFKATLVQGEKRSEVTLLVGPRYGISHVINTKTNLVALLADFSHVNRIEMFTEDESSVRVELHVLDVKPITLLMESSDAMNLACLTAGYYRLLVDSRRSIFNMANKKNAGGRETGPENRGKHNILASEWNCIPKATTFLAEGDQEAQMSFADPKQKTIDISESLLCPKEHRHLYIENTYNSGGFDQHLAKQSDPAETEETRNFNQPSLLSLSGLEPSKKAQDSPRGAKVSFIFGDPNLDGLSPQTLGYERLLDESPEVLEKQRAIYLSNANDIKGLELSPDAESIQFATNSVYATISDGKIFGAAEGIEEPLLHDICYAENTDDAEDEDEVSCEEDIMVGEINRPALLSLSGSSDDIIDLTSLPPPEGDDNEDDFLLHTLNMAIAAPPPGFRDSSDEEDSQNQATQPRDNKEQDSNLGNDDIPVSLIDAVPTNTEGKCEKGLDDAVVSTLQALEALAASEEQQTNDNSGVAILRAYSPESSSDSGNETNSSEMTESSELAAAQKQSENTARMFLTTSEGYQPLVEEQTEFPIAKNQAGGPGMKPSQPLAGGQAAELQSKVVPSKQILHSDNMEMEPETMETKSVTDYFSKLHMGSLVYSCTSKRKNKMTDSEVKASSDGNATVKKQQGNKKAESDEDLKAKFGTLSARDSQRLSTFNVERTAFRQRWYAADDGAADKPSPETVNGKTFPRVPVLGKTETDCKDEVDPEVDQDDTSGLSQGENFLSDMTPVSSAKDLNDAEDTDLSADDHPSKLPEAEQGVARLCEYHLAKRMSSLQSEGHFSLQSSQCSSVDAGCSTGSSTCATPVESPLCTSDGKHIISDPSMKGIAYVPADERAAILPNHGMTYKDLHQQPEAVCHRMTVPVGHSAINAEPLFGTLREGCHRIPKIKETTAFTEPEKGRQGGMPTAFPRQPLADSIMLSSMLSESKVPSQNEDSCDIPKVNQACGATVSLWPYDMIGGSLRMPQNKKMLRRSSSSSSIGRSAGTEMLFEKKAATASLKCLDTTQKDESKSERRVEFSLGKKLSKSYSQSCVYVSTDKKDSKKCSGTGTSQKDSKQCRTLPLRKLTSSAWRCRGPFSYCFLSRGNDDNEEEDDRDSHQLSHLFEPQTPCELTEPVAQSSGDNEQKVLVSPKAAEPPRDAVNEHEKSSADSQGGQIDVNLNDVAFDARITRINVMKEKTYAMPDGFIAAQKDANELLSLVRASMGKREDLHPETYDLKLSKYKQLLSLESRQLGSACRKMAMADKSPEEMLLAMTSSFQVLCCLTEACMRLVKVMNSETQQQEIIAKIDEVVINYICLLRAAEAVSGKTSGDPSIKLLARHPNTMAAIVSTLTRSLKMLLNK, from the exons TCTCCTAAATCAGCTTTTATTAGTGCTGCAAAAAAGGCAAGATTGAAGTCCAATCCTGTCAAAGTGCGCTTCTCTGAGGAAGTAATTATCAACGGGCAGGTGTCG GAAACAGTTAAGGACAACTCGCTTCTTTTCATGCCAAATGTTCTGAAGGTGTATCTTGAAAATGGACAAACCAAATCTTTCCGTTTCGACTGCAGCACTTCAATAAAG GATGTCATCTTAACACTCCAAGAAAAGCTTTCCATCAAGTGTATTGAACACTTCTCCCTAATGCTGGAGCAGAGAGTGGAAGGATCTGGAACGAAGCTCCTTTTGCTACATGAACAAGAGACTCTAACTCAG GTGACCCAAAGGCCAAGCTCGCATAAGATGAGATGTCTTTTCAGGATTAGCTTTGTTCCAAAGGATCCCATTGATCTTTTAAGAAGAGATCCAGTTGCTTTTGAATATCTCTATGTACAG AGCTGTAATGATGTGGTCCAGGAAAGATTTGGACCAGAACTGAAATATGACATTGCCCTGCGGCTGGCTGCATTACAAATGTATATTGCAACTGTGACCACCAAGCAAACTCAGAAAATCTCCCTCAAGTACATAGA AAAAGAATGGGGATTAGAGACTTTTCTTCCATCTGCTGTGCTGCAaagcatgaaagaaaagaacataaaGAAAGCACTTTCCCACCTTGTCAAAGCAAATCAAAACCTAGTTCCTCCAGGCAAAAAG ctctctgctctgcaagCCAAGGTGCATTATCTAAAGTTCCTCAGTGATCTACGATTATATGGAGGGCGTGTCTTCAAGGCAACTCTAGTG CAGGGAGAAAAGCGTTCAGAAGTGACTCTGTTAGTAGGGCCACGGTATGGAATCAGCCATGTGATAAACACCAAAACAAATCTTGTGGCTCTCCTGGCAGACTTCAGCCACGTGAACAGAATTGAGATGTTTACAGAAGATGAAAGCAGTGTTAGAGTTGAGCTGCATGTCTTAGATGTAAAA CCTATTACTCTTCTGATGGAGTCATCAGATGCAATGAATCTTGCTTGCCTAACAGCTGGATACTACAGACTGCTGGTTGACTCAAGGCGTTCAATATTTAATATGGCCAACAAGAAAAATGCAGGGGGCCGAGAAACAG GACCTGAAAATAGAGGGAAGCATAATATCCTTGCTTCTGAGTGGAATTGTATACCAAAAGCTACCACTTTCCTGGCCGAAGGAGATCAGGAGGCTCAAATGTCCTTTGCTGATCCAAAGCAGAAGACTATAGACATTTCTGAAAGTCTGTTATGTCCAAAAGAGCACAGACATCTGTACATAGAAAATACTTATAATTCAGGTGGATTTGATCAGCATCTGGCCAAGCAAAGTGACCCTGCTGAAACAGAAGAAACCAGAAATTTTAACCAGCCTTCACTGCTGTCACTCTCAGGTTTGGAACCTAGCAAGAAAGCACAGGATTCTCCCCGGGGAGCAAAAGTTTCCTTTATATTTGGAGATCCCAACTTGGATGGTCTCAGTCCCCAGACTCTTGGCTATGAAAGGCTTTTGGATGAAAGTCCAGAAGtattagaaaaacaaagagcCATTTATCTTAGTAATGCCAATGATATTAAAGGCCTGGAGTTGTCACCAGATGCTGAAAGCATTCAGTTTGCTACAAACTCTGTTTACGCAACTATAAGTGATGGTAAAATATttggagctgcagaagggatAGAAGAGCCTTTGCTGCATGATATCTGTTATGCAGAAAACACAGATGATgctgaagatgaagatgaagtaAGCTGTGAAGAAGATATTATGGTAGGAGAAATCAATAGGCCTGCTCTTCTCAGCCTTTCTGGTTCTAGCGATGACATTATTGATTTAACTTCACTTCCACCTCCGGAAGGTGATGACAATGAAGATGATTTCCTTTTGCATACCTTAAACATGGCCATTGCTGCTCCTCCACCTGGTTTCAGGGACAGTTCTGATGAGGAAGACTCTCAGAATCAAGCGACACAGCCTAGAGACAACAAGGAGCAAGACAGTAATCTAGGCAATGATGACATTCCAGTGTCGCTTATCGATGCTGTCCCTACTAATACAGAGGGGAAGTGTGAGAAGGGGCTAGATGATGCTGTAGTCTCTACTCTTCAAGCACTAGAAGCTTTGGCTGCTTCAGAGGAACAGCAGACGAATGACAATTCAG GTGTAGCTATCCTGCGAGCATATAGCCCTGAGTCATCTTCAGATTCTGGCAATGAAACAAATTCCTCTGAAATGACTGAAAGCTCTGAACTAGCCGCAGCACAGAAACAGTCGGAAAACACTGCACGTATGTTTTTGACCACAAGTGAAGGCTACCAACCGCTTGTGGAAGAGCAGACTGAATTTCCCATTGCTAAGAATCAGGCTGGAGGGCCAGGTATGAAGCCCTCACAGCCTTTGGCTGGTGGTCAGGCTGCAGAGCTACAGTCAAAAGTTGTGCCTTCAAAGCAGATTCTTCATTCCGATAACATGGAAATGGAGCCAGAGACCATGGAAACAAAATCTGTCACTGATTATTTTAGCAAATTGCACATGGGATCCTTGGTATATTCTTGCActagtaaaaggaaaaataagatgaCAGACAGCGAAGTAAAAGCATCCTCTGATGGCAATGCTACTGTGAAAAAGcaacagggaaataaaaaagcagagtCTGATGAAGATCTAAAAGCTAAATTTGGAACTCTTTCAGCAAGAGACAGCCAGCGCTTAAGCACTTTCAATGTGGAGAGAACTGCCTTTCGCCAAAGATGGTACGCTGCCGATGATGGGGCAGCAGATAAGCCAAGCCCAGAAACAGTTAATGGGAAGACTTTTCCAAGAGTTCCTGTCCTTGGTAAAACAGAAACTGACTGTAAGGATGAAGTGGATCCTGAGGTGGATCAGGATGACACCTCAGGGCTTAGCCAAGGTGAAAACTTCCTGTCAGATATGACTCCCGTGTCTTCAGCCAAAGACCTAAATGATGCAGAAGATACTGATCTATCTGCAGATGACCATCCTTCAAAGCTTCCAGAAGCTGAGCAGGGTGTGGCTAGACTTTGTGAGTATCACCTGGCTAAGCGCATGTCATCTCTGCAAAGTGAAGGCCACTTCTcgctgcagagctctcagtgctCTTCAGTGGATGCAGGATGCAGCACAGGCAGTAGCACGTGTGCTACCCCCGTTGAATCCCCTCTTTGTACCTCTGATGGTAAACACATCATCTCTGATCCATCCATGAAGGGCATTGCCTATGTTCCAGCAGATGAAAGAGCTGCCATTCTTCCAAACCACGGAATGACATACAAGGACCTGCACCAGCAGCCTGAAGCCGTGTGTCACAGAATGACGGTGCCTGTTGGGCATTCAGCAATCAATGCTGAACCACTTTTCGGCACTTTGAGGGAAGGATGTCATCGGATCCCCAAGATAAAAGAAACTACAG CTTTCACAGAGCCTGAAAAGGGAAGACAAGGAGGCATGCCTACAGCTTTTCCTAGACAGCCTCTAGCTGACTCCATCATGCTATCATCCATGCTATCAGAATCAAAGGTGCCAAGTCAAAATGAAGACTCTTGTGACATTCCCAAAGTAAATCAGGCTTGTGGGGCAACAGTTAGTTTATGGCCATATGACATGATAGGAGGAAGCCTCAGGATGCCGCAGAACAAGAAAATGCTGAgacgcagcagcagcagcagcagcattggaAGATCTGCAGGCACTGAGATGCTGTTTGAGAAGAAGGCAGCCACGGCCAGCTTGAAATGCCTGGACACCACCCAAAAGGATGAATCCAAATCGGAGAGAAGGGTGGAATTTTCCCTGGGCAAAAAGCTGTCCAAAAGTTACTCTCAGAGTTGTGTGTACGTCAGCACTGATAAGAAGGACAGTAAGAAGTGTTCGGGCACTGGCACCAGTCAGAAGGACTCCAAGCAGTGTCGAACACTGCCCTTGCGAAAGCTGACCAGCAGCGCCTGGAGGTGTCGGGGCCCCTTCAGCTATTGCTTCCTCAGCAGAGGAAATGATGACAATGAGGAGGAAGATGACCGAGACAGCCATCAGCTCTCACATCTCTTCGAACCACAGACCCCGTGTGAGCTCACAGAACCAGTTGCTCAGTCATCTGGAGACAATGAGCAGAAAGTGTTGGTGTCCCCAAAAGCTGCTGAGCCCCCACGTGATGCAGTCAATGAGCATGAGAAGAGCAGTGCTGACAGCCAAGGTGGCCAAATTGATGTGAATCTCAACGATGTAGCCTTCGATGCACGAATCACACGAATAAACGTGATGAAAGAGAAGACATATGCAATGCCTGATGGATTTATTGCAGCACAAAAGGATGCCAATGAGCTACTCTCACTGGTCCGAGCAAGTATGGGCAAGAGAGAAGATTTACATCCAGAAACATATGACCTTAAACTTTCTAAGTACAAACAACTGTTATCTTTGGAATCGAGACAGTTGGGAAGTGCCTGCAGGAAAATGGCCATGGCTGATAAAAGCCCTGAGGAAATGCTTTTAGCTATGACTTCCAGCTTTCAAGTACTCTGTTGCTTAACAGAAGCCTGCATGCGTTTAGTTAAAGTCATGAACtctgaaacacagcagcaggaaattaTAGCTAAGATAGATGAGGTTGTAATAAACTACATTTGTCTTCTGAGGGCTGCAGAAGCAGTGTCAGGCAAGACCTCTGGTGATCCTAGCATTAAACTCTTGGCTCGACATCCGAATACCATGGCCGCTATTGTAAGCACACTAACACGTTctcttaaaatgcttttaaacaaataa